The Sesamum indicum cultivar Zhongzhi No. 13 linkage group LG2, S_indicum_v1.0, whole genome shotgun sequence genome contains a region encoding:
- the LOC105155873 gene encoding uncharacterized protein LOC105155873 produces the protein MVTSWLWNSISKDIVEAFMYVSSSRELWLEIQSRYGRSSGPMIYQIQREISSISQGDMTLTSYLTKVKKLWNELFCLAPSPKCTCGGCSCGINAAIGEMYSSMQLMQFLMGLHENFDKEKTQLLMMDPLPDLERAFSIIFAVEQQRNVQIQLTDSTNNAAYQVTLSENKDKGGYKQTQKRRSFIDKRSMVCTHCNKIRHLRDTCFQLHGMPDWFKTLNDKKRMGVNHNFSGNVEGRVAKKVKSSSGEAKSEVADLMAEILKMMKQKETPTDPISNYANYVHYDEEFAGNILEPFAPNASDWIIDTGATNHVCAHLSCFDTYSVSSHTHLIHLPDGTKKTVTYVGTVRISNKLTLTSVFFVPEFSVNLLSVSQLCSSNIYSFLFNQFSCILQD, from the coding sequence ATGGTAACCTCGTGGTTGTGGAATTCGATCTCGAAGGACATCGTAGAGGCCTTCATGTATGTGAGTTCGTCGAGGGAGTTGTGGCTGGAGATTCAGTCTAGATATGGACGCAGCAGCGGGCCTATGATCTATCAAATACAACGTGAGATTTCTTCAATCTCACAAGGAGATATGACACTGACTTCCTACCTAACGAAAGTGAAGAAGTTGTGGAATGAGCTATTTTGTTTAGCTCCTTCGCCCAAGTGTACATGTGGAGGATGCTCCTGTGGAATCAATGCAGCTATTGGGGAGATGTATTCTTCGATGCAACTAATGCAGTTCCTCATGGGACTCCATGAGAATTTCGACAAGGAGAAAACCCAGCTTTTAATGATGGATCCCTTACCCGATCTAGAGAGAGCTTTCTCGATTATCTTTGCTGTGGAGCAGCAAAGAAATGTACAAATTCAACTTACAGACAGCACGAACAATGCGGCGTACCAAGTAACTTTGAGTGAGAACAAAGACAAAGGAGGATATAAACAAACACAGAAACGTAGATCATTCATTGACAAGCGCTCCATGGTTTGCACACATTGCAATAAGATAAGACACCTAAGAGATACATGCTTCCAATTGCACGGGATGCCAGATTGGTTCAAAACGCTGAATGACAAGAAGAGGATGGGAGtgaatcataatttttctggAAATGTAGAAGGCAGAGTGgctaaaaaagttaaaagctCAAGTGGTGAAGCAAAGTCTGAGGTAGCAGATTTGATGGCTGAGATACTCAAAATGATGAAGCAGAAGGAAACACCTACAGACCCTATCTCAAATTACGCGAACTATGTACACTATGATGAGGAGTTTGCAGGTAACATTCTTGAACCTTTTGCCCCGAATGCGAGTGACTGGATTATTGACACTGGAGCTACAAATCACGTGTGCGCACATTTGTCATGTTTCGATACTTATTCTGTTTCTTCTCATACTCATCTCATCCATTTGCCTGATGGAACTAAGAAAACCGTGACTTATGTCGGCACTGTGAGAATATCAAACAAACTGACCCTTACctcagtattttttgttccagAATTTTCTGTAAATCTCCTCTCAGTGAGTCAGCTTTGTAGCAGCAATATATACTCCTTTCTTTTCAATCAGTTTAGCTGCATCTTGCAGGACTAG